From a region of the Rhinolophus sinicus isolate RSC01 linkage group LG04, ASM3656204v1, whole genome shotgun sequence genome:
- the LOC109456906 gene encoding protein FAM90A13, with protein sequence MAGRERQRGPCGILKVQKGKKQQRAPVAHRALPAEKEDPRVKCKDCGAFGHRESSFRCPMKCWQGALVPQPLGPSKMKENLKPCTPRDLRNPGSFTRAERLNEPNPRREQQQGQAGLQRFPTSRQGRPQHNRKESTEYCDYVRHPTRPMPVHTTKRKGVLDADLTSSSPPTRKPDMTSMASPTKKPERSILPCPGLYTGQGVPLSGMPHPADKHFLQDPHHIVQQRDNRPHLVPLGDPQAASKTHGLGHALISQAQPKFPEVKSHTIGYGEAQSWGHDSKRCVKAPGKRAAQIPIEMCHSPQKIPRIGPLDTPQKSTERSDLRAFQTLHPPARPRPAVAPQVTVMTPAQEHSIDFQPPRNGSLLKTVQACVMPQPPPTDQVPGQSLRMVFTRLGRGQWSCRFMTAPSFSPAQKSSSPGQSPPVSEKSEGHWTRVPWSVLYDDLQVSSSSEESDGQ encoded by the exons ATGGCGGGTCGTGAACGACAGCGCGGGCCTTGTGGAATCTTGAAAGTccagaaagggaagaaacaacAGAGGGCACCAGTGGCACACAGGGCTCTTCCAGCAGAGAAGGAGGATCCCAGG gtGAAGTGCAAGGACTGCGGAGCCTTTGGCCACAGGGAGAGCAGCTTTAGATGCCCCATGAAGTGCTGGCAAGGGGCTCTagtcccccagcccctgggccccAGCAAGATGAAGGAGAATCTGAAACCGTGTACTCCCCGGGACCTGCGAAACCCAGGGTCCTTTACCAGAGCTGAGAGACTGAACGAGCCAAATCCAAG GCGAGAGCAACAGCAGGGACAGGCTGGACTCCAGAGATTTCCCACGAGTCGCCAAGGAAGGCCCCAGCACAACAGGAAGGAATCAACAGAATACTGTGACTACGTGAGG CATCCAACCAGGCCAATGCCCGTCCACACGACAAAGAGGAAAGGTGTCCTGGATGCCGATCTCACAAGTAGCTCTCCACCTACCAGGAAACCTGACATGACCTCCATGGCGTCTCCCACCAAAAAACCTGAACGGAGCATCTTGCCATGCCCAGGACTGTATACAGGACAGGGAGTGCCTCTCAGTGGCATGCCTCACCCAGCAGACAAACACTTTCTCCAGGATCCTCACCACATTGTCCAGCAGAGAGACAACAGGCCCCACTTGGTCCCCCTTGGTGATCCACAGGCTGCCTCCAAGACTCATGGCCTGGGCCATGCCCTTATCTCCCAGGCACAGCCCAAGTTTCCTGAAGTGAAGTCACATACCATCGGGTATGGAGAGGCACAAAGTTGGGGCCATGACTCCAAACGCTGCGTCAAGGCACCAGGCAAGAGAGCAGCCCAGATCCCCATCGAGATGTGCCACAGCCCCCAAAAGATACCCAGAATCGGCCCCTTGGACACACCCCAGAAGAGCACAGAGAGATCAGATCTGAGGGCTTTCCAGACTCTCCATCCTCCAGCTAGACCTAGACCGGCAGTGGCACCTCAGGTGACCGTGATGACACCTGCCCAAGAGCACAGCATTGACTTCCAGCCACCACGCAACGGCTCTCTCCTGAAGACTGTCCAGGCCTGCGTCATGCCCCAGCCACCACCCACTGATCAGGTTCCAGGCCAGTCCCTCAGAATGGTCTTCACAAGATTAGGCCGAGGCCAGTGGAGCTGCAGGTTCATGACAGCTCCCTCATTTTCTCCTGCTCAGAAGTCAAGTTCTCCTGGTCAGAGCCCTCCCGTCTCAGAGAAATCAGAGGGTCATTGGACCCGTGTCCCCTGGAGTGTCCTATACGATGACCTTCAGGTTTCCTCTTCCTCTGAAGAGAGTGATGGTCAGTGA